From the Rhodococcus sp. NBC_00297 genome, one window contains:
- a CDS encoding ABC transporter ATP-binding protein, which yields MTESVFELSSVTVSFGGIVALSDVGLDVRRGEVVGVIGPNGAGKTTLFNVACGLVAPQSGTVTRNGRVVRRLKPTALAALGMSRTLQGLGLFDRMTVVENVMVGADHLARTSIVAGLLGLARSGADTAAIRDRALATLSELRIDEYADRYPPSLPYAVRKRVALARALVGEPTLLLLDEPASGLSNAEMDELGELVRGLTSRMSILLVEHHMDLVMSVCDRLVVLDFGKVIARGTPDTVREDPAVLAAYLGDEVDRDA from the coding sequence ATGACCGAGTCCGTGTTCGAGCTGTCGTCCGTCACCGTGTCGTTCGGCGGCATCGTCGCCCTGTCGGACGTCGGACTCGATGTCCGACGAGGCGAGGTCGTCGGAGTCATCGGACCCAACGGGGCGGGCAAGACGACACTGTTCAACGTGGCGTGCGGCCTCGTCGCGCCGCAGTCGGGCACCGTGACCCGGAACGGCCGGGTGGTACGCCGGCTGAAGCCGACCGCGCTGGCGGCGCTCGGTATGAGCCGCACACTGCAGGGCCTCGGGCTGTTCGACCGGATGACCGTGGTGGAGAACGTCATGGTCGGTGCGGACCATCTCGCCCGGACCTCGATCGTCGCCGGGCTGCTCGGACTCGCTCGGAGCGGGGCCGACACCGCCGCGATCCGCGACCGGGCTCTGGCCACGTTGTCCGAACTCCGCATCGACGAGTACGCCGACCGGTACCCGCCCAGCCTGCCGTACGCGGTGCGCAAACGCGTCGCGCTCGCGCGGGCGCTGGTGGGGGAGCCGACGTTGCTGCTTCTCGACGAGCCGGCGTCGGGTCTGTCGAACGCGGAGATGGACGAGCTGGGTGAGCTGGTCCGCGGACTCACCTCGAGGATGTCGATCCTCCTGGTCGAGCACCACATGGATCTGGTCATGAGTGTCTGTGATCGGTTGGTGGTCCTGGACTTCGGGAAGGTCATCGCGCGCGGGACACCCGACACGGTGCGCGAGGATCCCGCTGTGCTCGCCGCCTACCTGGGGGACGAGGTGGACCGTGATGCGTGA
- a CDS encoding ABC transporter ATP-binding protein: MRDVVRDEATRDALTVSDLTVRYGAVTALDSVSLRVPRGAVTAVLGANGAGKTTLLRTISALHPPVAGHIRMGEVDLVGASPESMSRRGLSHVPEGRGVIVELTVEENLRLGALGRNRSAAAVGIDRVLSMFPALAERRASTAHTLSGGERQMLVIGRALMATPTILLLDEPSLGLAPRVVAQIFQTLRDSVDSDGLTVVLVEQNARSALSIAEHAVVLSLGTVAREGPAADLVGDEELRHAYLGF, translated from the coding sequence ATGCGTGACGTCGTGCGGGACGAGGCGACCCGCGACGCCCTGACCGTGTCCGATCTGACGGTGCGGTACGGCGCCGTCACCGCGCTCGACTCCGTGTCGCTGAGGGTGCCCCGCGGCGCGGTCACCGCGGTGCTCGGGGCCAACGGTGCCGGCAAGACGACCCTGCTCCGGACGATCTCGGCGCTGCACCCGCCGGTGGCCGGCCACATCCGGATGGGCGAGGTCGACCTCGTCGGAGCGAGTCCGGAGTCGATGTCACGGCGTGGACTGTCGCACGTGCCCGAGGGCCGCGGGGTCATCGTCGAACTCACCGTGGAGGAGAACCTGCGGCTGGGGGCGTTGGGCCGCAACAGGTCCGCGGCCGCGGTGGGGATCGACCGCGTGCTGTCCATGTTCCCGGCTCTCGCGGAGCGTCGGGCGTCGACCGCGCACACGCTGTCGGGCGGTGAGCGACAGATGCTGGTGATCGGGCGCGCCCTCATGGCGACCCCCACGATCCTGCTGCTCGACGAACCGTCGCTCGGGCTCGCTCCCCGCGTGGTGGCGCAGATCTTCCAGACGCTGCGTGACTCGGTCGACTCGGACGGCCTCACCGTCGTGCTGGTCGAGCAGAACGCCCGCAGCGCGCTGTCCATCGCCGAACACGCCGTCGTGCTGTCCCTGGGGACGGTCGCGCGGGAGGGTCCGGCGGCCGACCTCGTCGGCGACGAGGAACTCCGCCACGCCTACCTCGGCTTCTGA
- a CDS encoding PucR family transcriptional regulator has translation MASPSIGRGSGLHPVRGRLSAEERAAIQRAWATLIPEADAIADSITLALFEQDPDYLQAGSDITAVVRRSTREHIRLGLRKLSGTQHGSEDNTEVWRRTGRERARQGIPMELVLKAYTLGSRTLWEELVNARGANPGLLEPRLLLVAGQRLWHALDAQNTILVDSYRRETARMQQRDVTKILAVLDGLRDGRGADPAFVVDARNTLGLTAQHRIACVVGPLSERGDPPLTSPEDAVDGVTSLSHWHIRDGVQFGVVCPAKADLSSVAEALAARAVGPVGIAASTDGLVTFAAAYRAAARTAATIGAGDTPAAVATDRLPHIVMSADDEISDLVVSHALGSLNGHPPAQREVLLRTLAHVLATDGSPTNAAKLLYCHRNTVIYRLHQVEELTGRSITAPDDRLLLTLALVRSGHWADAVAGVGAATTVTPESSTATSAR, from the coding sequence ATGGCGTCGCCGTCGATCGGCCGTGGATCGGGGCTGCATCCTGTCCGCGGACGGCTGTCGGCGGAGGAACGAGCCGCGATCCAACGCGCGTGGGCGACGCTGATCCCGGAGGCGGACGCCATCGCCGACTCCATCACGTTGGCCCTGTTCGAGCAGGACCCCGACTATCTCCAGGCCGGCTCCGACATCACGGCCGTGGTCCGTCGCAGCACGCGGGAACACATCCGTCTGGGGCTGCGCAAGCTCAGCGGCACGCAGCACGGTAGCGAGGACAACACCGAGGTGTGGCGGCGCACGGGTCGCGAACGCGCGCGCCAGGGCATCCCCATGGAACTCGTGCTCAAGGCGTACACCCTCGGTAGTCGAACGTTGTGGGAGGAACTCGTCAACGCTCGCGGCGCGAATCCCGGGCTGCTCGAGCCGCGACTGCTTCTCGTCGCCGGCCAACGGTTGTGGCACGCACTCGATGCGCAAAACACGATTCTCGTCGACTCGTACCGGCGTGAGACCGCACGGATGCAGCAGCGCGACGTCACGAAAATCCTCGCCGTTCTCGACGGCTTGCGCGACGGGCGCGGAGCCGATCCCGCGTTCGTCGTCGATGCGCGGAACACACTGGGGCTCACCGCACAGCATCGGATCGCGTGCGTGGTGGGCCCGCTGTCCGAGCGAGGTGACCCACCCCTGACCTCACCGGAGGACGCCGTCGACGGCGTGACATCACTGTCGCACTGGCACATTCGCGACGGGGTCCAGTTCGGCGTCGTGTGCCCGGCCAAGGCGGACCTCAGCTCGGTGGCGGAGGCTCTCGCCGCACGCGCGGTCGGACCGGTGGGCATCGCCGCGTCGACGGACGGACTCGTGACCTTCGCCGCCGCGTACCGAGCTGCCGCGCGCACGGCGGCCACCATCGGCGCCGGCGACACTCCCGCCGCGGTGGCCACGGACCGACTGCCCCACATCGTCATGTCTGCCGACGACGAGATCTCGGATCTGGTCGTGTCCCACGCACTCGGGTCGCTGAACGGACACCCGCCCGCGCAGCGGGAGGTACTGCTCCGAACTCTGGCGCACGTCCTCGCCACCGACGGTTCACCCACCAACGCCGCCAAACTGCTGTACTGCCACCGGAACACGGTGATCTATCGGCTTCATCAGGTCGAGGAACTGACCGGCCGATCCATCACCGCGCCGGACGACCGGCTCCTCCTCACCCTTGCCCTGGTCCGCTCCGGGCACTGGGCGGACGCGGTGGCCGGCGTCGGCGCCGCCACGACTGTCACACCAGAGAGCTCGACCGCAACGTCAGCACGGTGA
- a CDS encoding metallophosphoesterase, with translation MSDHSVPGEVRESTPSGGPPVGRLAVVTVVLAILFGTPLWTLAFTGADWPIAARIIATVVAVGAAAALVVGMANGHGRAHSDRWARIGDTLLGLVWIAFVWSIIGLVVRLGLGVVGVDDPLRSRIVAGAVLAVIVALAVWGRREAMRLPRTKHVTVTLDRLGAGLDGLRVVLVTDTHYGPIERSVWSSDVVAEINRQDADIVCHVGDLADGSVERRREQVAPLERVHAKSARVYVTGNHEYFGEAQEWLDHMTSLGWDSLHNRHITVMRGGDRLVVAGVDDRTARGSGEVGHGADLTAALTDAEPSLPIFLLAHQPKQIDAAVAAGVDLQVSGHTHGGQIWPFGLLVRLDQPVVHGLSRHGARTQLYTSRGTGFWGPPFRVFAPSEITVLTLRSSSLV, from the coding sequence ATGTCGGACCACTCAGTGCCGGGCGAGGTTCGCGAGAGCACTCCGTCCGGCGGGCCGCCCGTGGGCCGGCTCGCCGTCGTGACAGTCGTTCTCGCGATCCTGTTCGGGACGCCGCTGTGGACTCTCGCGTTCACCGGCGCGGACTGGCCGATCGCCGCGAGGATCATCGCGACGGTGGTCGCGGTCGGTGCTGCCGCCGCACTCGTGGTCGGCATGGCGAACGGGCACGGCCGGGCACACTCCGACCGGTGGGCGCGCATCGGGGACACCCTGCTCGGACTGGTGTGGATCGCGTTCGTGTGGTCGATCATCGGGCTCGTCGTACGGCTCGGGCTCGGCGTCGTCGGGGTCGACGATCCGCTGCGATCGCGCATCGTCGCCGGCGCCGTGCTGGCCGTCATCGTCGCGTTGGCGGTGTGGGGACGACGCGAGGCGATGCGGCTGCCGCGCACGAAGCACGTGACGGTGACGCTCGATCGACTCGGCGCCGGACTCGACGGGCTCCGCGTCGTCCTGGTGACGGACACGCACTACGGGCCGATCGAACGGTCCGTCTGGTCCTCCGACGTCGTGGCGGAGATCAATCGCCAGGACGCCGACATCGTCTGTCACGTGGGTGATCTCGCCGACGGGTCGGTGGAGCGTCGACGTGAGCAGGTGGCGCCGCTGGAACGGGTGCACGCGAAGTCGGCGCGCGTCTACGTGACGGGCAATCACGAGTACTTCGGCGAGGCCCAGGAGTGGCTCGACCACATGACGTCGCTGGGCTGGGACTCGTTGCACAACAGGCACATCACCGTCATGCGCGGTGGCGACAGGCTGGTCGTCGCCGGGGTGGACGACAGGACCGCGCGCGGGTCGGGCGAGGTGGGTCACGGCGCGGATCTGACCGCCGCGCTGACGGACGCGGAACCGTCGCTGCCGATCTTCCTGCTGGCGCATCAGCCGAAGCAGATCGACGCGGCAGTGGCGGCGGGAGTGGATCTGCAGGTCTCCGGGCACACACACGGCGGGCAGATCTGGCCGTTCGGATTGCTCGTCCGACTCGATCAACCGGTCGTCCACGGCCTCAGCCGACACGGCGCCCGCACGCAGCTCTACACGAGCCGGGGCACGGGGTTCTGGGGTCCACCGTTCCGTGTCTTCGCACCGAGCGAGATCACCGTGCTGACGTTGCGGTCGAGCTCTCTGGTGTGA
- a CDS encoding HAD family hydrolase, translating into MTVRLFATDLDGTLLRSDRTISARTADAMAAARDAGIDVVWATARARHSVHEFAEQSGFRGIAVCANGAVLIDLADGTPVITETVGMDVAVGQAAVDRVRALVPGTVVAAVGPTSFVAETGYAALCVFSDHHRDPSTMDTVVGGDFPSDSDRPPAFPWLREDMVKIVARHATVPSGDLYRALLAGGVDDVSVTHSGAPYVEIAARGVSKATALAALCERRGIARREVAAAGDARNDLEMLAWAGTAICPSNAIPEVQALVDRVVASNDDDGIAEYLEELAHPHVGQG; encoded by the coding sequence GTGACCGTTCGACTCTTCGCCACCGATCTCGACGGGACGCTGCTGCGCTCCGACCGGACCATCTCCGCGCGCACCGCCGACGCCATGGCGGCAGCGCGAGACGCGGGGATCGACGTGGTGTGGGCCACCGCCCGTGCTCGGCACTCCGTGCACGAGTTCGCCGAGCAGAGCGGTTTCCGCGGAATTGCGGTGTGCGCCAACGGCGCCGTCCTCATCGATCTCGCCGACGGGACACCCGTGATCACCGAGACGGTGGGGATGGACGTCGCCGTCGGCCAGGCCGCGGTCGACCGGGTGCGCGCCCTCGTACCGGGAACCGTGGTCGCCGCGGTCGGACCCACCTCGTTCGTCGCGGAGACGGGATACGCCGCGTTGTGCGTGTTCTCCGACCATCACCGCGACCCGTCCACCATGGACACTGTCGTGGGTGGTGATTTCCCGTCCGACAGCGACCGGCCTCCGGCCTTCCCGTGGTTGCGGGAGGACATGGTGAAGATCGTCGCCCGCCACGCCACCGTGCCGAGCGGCGATCTCTACCGCGCGTTGCTCGCCGGCGGTGTCGACGATGTCTCGGTCACCCATTCCGGCGCGCCCTACGTGGAGATCGCCGCGCGCGGAGTGTCCAAGGCGACCGCTCTGGCGGCGCTGTGCGAGCGCCGCGGAATCGCACGGCGGGAGGTCGCGGCCGCCGGCGACGCACGCAACGATCTGGAGATGCTCGCGTGGGCCGGCACCGCGATCTGTCCGTCCAATGCCATCCCTGAGGTGCAGGCTCTCGTCGATCGGGTGGTCGCGAGCAACGACGACGACGGCATCGCGGAGTACCTCGAGGAGTTGGCACACCCCCACGTCGGTCAGGGTTAG
- a CDS encoding branched-chain amino acid ABC transporter permease yields MQQLLTIVINGVTNGMVYAAFALALVLIWRSTRIVNFAQAPMAMITTYVALVVVDAGYSYWVGFAAALVSGLVLGALIERLIIRYVDSASHINPVILTLGLFIVIHAVAALVFGNQFRSFPAPFGLDGRRIGSVDVALTGNDIYKVVAVLVVLAALVALFRFTDLGLTMRASAFSQEVSRLLGVRVGRMLTLGWALAAVVGSVAGLLIAGGSLVHPGYMDSVVVFGFVAAVLGGLDSPVGAVVGGLLMGVGLSAVSGYIGQDLVSFAALVILIAVLLLRPNGLFAAAAARRV; encoded by the coding sequence GTGCAACAACTGCTCACCATCGTCATCAACGGAGTGACCAACGGGATGGTCTATGCCGCATTCGCTCTGGCACTCGTGCTGATCTGGCGCTCGACGCGCATCGTGAACTTCGCGCAGGCGCCGATGGCGATGATCACCACCTACGTGGCGCTCGTCGTGGTCGATGCCGGCTACTCCTACTGGGTCGGCTTCGCCGCCGCGCTCGTCTCCGGCCTCGTGCTCGGCGCGCTGATCGAGCGACTGATCATCCGGTACGTCGACAGCGCGTCGCACATCAATCCGGTGATCCTCACTCTCGGTCTCTTCATCGTGATCCACGCGGTGGCGGCACTGGTGTTCGGCAACCAGTTCCGGTCCTTTCCCGCTCCGTTCGGCCTCGACGGTCGGCGCATCGGGTCCGTGGACGTGGCGCTGACGGGCAACGACATCTACAAGGTCGTCGCGGTGCTGGTGGTGCTCGCCGCGCTGGTCGCGCTGTTCCGGTTCACCGATCTCGGACTCACGATGCGCGCCAGTGCTTTCAGCCAGGAGGTGTCGCGCCTGCTGGGAGTGCGCGTGGGTCGCATGCTCACGCTGGGATGGGCGTTGGCCGCGGTGGTCGGGTCGGTCGCGGGTCTGCTCATCGCCGGCGGGTCGCTGGTGCACCCCGGCTACATGGACTCCGTCGTGGTGTTCGGATTCGTGGCCGCCGTGCTCGGCGGTCTCGACAGCCCGGTGGGCGCCGTGGTGGGCGGACTGCTGATGGGTGTCGGGCTCAGTGCGGTCAGTGGCTACATCGGGCAGGACCTCGTGTCCTTCGCGGCGCTGGTCATCCTCATCGCGGTGTTGTTGTTGCGTCCCAACGGATTGTTCGCTGCCGCGGCAGCGAGGAGGGTCTGA
- a CDS encoding branched-chain amino acid ABC transporter permease gives MTVTTTDRPTPSPARSRVARVVSTPVRRHLLGALLALVVVILVLESVSTFRQSQLTSVAYLAIAAAGLTVLTGLNGQLSLGHGAFMAVGAYTAALMLRANESGWSVPLVLIAATVVAGLVGVVVGVAAARLHGPYLAGATLALAVAVPGLALYFSEYLGGEQGLIVPSPDVPSALDDIAFFVTGNELTSTKFVAYVGWFLLVLVFFLLANVSSSRVGRRWRAVRDDEVSAEIAGIDLGRARVLAFVVSAACAGAAGAVMAMASRIAAPSGFTLVLSLTLLSAVVIGGLGSLTGALIGAALLTYIPPVVTNLGLDAGLSSLQAAELAPLVTGIFTVVVILFAPLGLVGTVRGRLVQRRLKREGVR, from the coding sequence ATGACCGTGACGACGACCGACAGGCCCACCCCCTCACCCGCACGCTCGCGCGTCGCCCGCGTGGTGTCGACTCCGGTGCGGCGGCACCTGCTCGGCGCTCTGCTGGCCCTCGTCGTGGTGATTCTCGTGCTGGAGAGCGTCAGCACGTTCCGGCAGAGCCAGCTGACATCGGTGGCGTATCTCGCGATCGCCGCGGCTGGACTGACCGTGCTCACCGGACTCAACGGTCAGCTCTCCCTCGGGCACGGTGCGTTCATGGCGGTCGGCGCGTACACGGCGGCACTGATGTTGCGGGCGAACGAGTCCGGCTGGTCGGTGCCCCTGGTCCTGATCGCGGCCACCGTCGTGGCCGGTCTGGTGGGGGTCGTCGTCGGGGTCGCCGCGGCGCGATTGCACGGGCCCTACCTGGCCGGCGCGACGTTGGCGCTCGCCGTCGCGGTCCCTGGTCTCGCTCTGTACTTCTCGGAGTACCTCGGGGGCGAGCAGGGTCTCATCGTGCCCAGTCCCGACGTGCCGTCCGCGCTCGACGACATCGCCTTCTTCGTCACCGGGAACGAACTGACGTCCACGAAGTTCGTGGCCTACGTCGGGTGGTTCCTGCTCGTGCTGGTGTTCTTCCTGCTGGCCAACGTGTCGTCGAGTCGCGTCGGACGGCGTTGGCGCGCCGTGCGTGACGACGAGGTGTCGGCCGAGATCGCGGGGATCGACCTCGGGCGGGCACGGGTGCTGGCCTTCGTGGTCAGTGCCGCGTGTGCCGGTGCCGCCGGGGCGGTCATGGCGATGGCCTCCCGCATCGCCGCGCCGAGCGGGTTCACGCTGGTGTTGTCCCTGACCCTGCTCTCCGCTGTGGTCATCGGCGGACTCGGTTCGCTGACAGGCGCTCTCATCGGTGCCGCGCTCCTCACCTACATCCCGCCGGTGGTGACCAACCTGGGCCTCGACGCCGGGTTGAGCAGCCTGCAGGCCGCGGAACTCGCGCCTCTGGTCACCGGCATCTTCACCGTGGTCGTGATCCTCTTCGCGCCACTCGGACTGGTCGGCACGGTCCGCGGTCGTCTCGTACAGCGTCGTCTGAAGAGAGAAGGAGTTCGATGA
- a CDS encoding ABC transporter substrate-binding protein has translation MNRIRTWAQRGTALAAAVVLVASCGAGGREESEESTEGSTVGITDTSVKIGAHYPLTGVAAPGYSEIPTGAKAYFDYVNAAGGVNGRQIEYLVRDDAYDPTTTTQVVNELVLQDEVFAMVGGLGTATHSAVIDFLNEEGVPDLFVSSGAIMWGNDPAKYPNTFGWQPDYQVEGKIIGDWVQKNRPDAKVGLFLQDDDLGRDSEAAVRQYLENQIVGVARYTSGNTDVAPQIASLQAAGADLILGFNVPSYTALSQLVSRRLNYTPEWFYSSIGSDVDLVGSLLGRFSQGAVTDGASSLENMISLEYIPGIDSPDNPWTQLWQKVWAADGTGEELTNYRIYGMSHAYAFVQALQAAGENPTRESIVAALQSQGKDLPGPQLAPFRYSEDSHLGISGASVYKITNGKPENLTPVLVTDIGDSAVEEYTGEEATPPESGIPDTQPAG, from the coding sequence ATGAACAGGATCCGAACATGGGCGCAGCGGGGCACCGCTCTCGCTGCGGCCGTCGTACTGGTGGCCTCGTGCGGCGCGGGTGGCCGTGAAGAGTCGGAGGAGTCCACGGAGGGCTCGACCGTCGGGATCACCGACACCTCGGTGAAGATCGGTGCGCACTATCCCCTGACGGGAGTCGCCGCTCCCGGGTACAGCGAGATCCCCACGGGCGCCAAGGCCTACTTCGACTACGTCAACGCCGCCGGCGGGGTGAACGGTCGGCAGATCGAGTACCTCGTGCGTGACGACGCGTACGACCCGACCACCACCACGCAGGTGGTCAACGAGCTGGTCCTGCAGGACGAGGTGTTCGCGATGGTCGGTGGTCTGGGCACCGCGACACACAGCGCGGTCATCGACTTCCTCAACGAGGAGGGCGTCCCCGATCTGTTCGTGTCCTCGGGCGCGATCATGTGGGGCAACGATCCGGCCAAGTACCCCAACACCTTCGGGTGGCAGCCCGACTACCAGGTCGAGGGCAAGATCATCGGCGACTGGGTGCAGAAGAACCGGCCGGACGCCAAGGTGGGCCTGTTCCTGCAGGACGACGACCTCGGCCGCGACAGCGAGGCCGCGGTGCGCCAGTACCTCGAGAATCAGATCGTCGGCGTCGCCCGCTACACGTCCGGCAACACCGACGTCGCCCCGCAGATCGCGTCCCTCCAGGCGGCGGGTGCCGATCTGATCCTGGGCTTCAACGTCCCGTCGTACACGGCACTGAGCCAACTGGTCTCCCGCCGACTGAACTACACGCCCGAATGGTTCTACAGCTCCATCGGTTCCGACGTGGACCTCGTCGGGTCGCTGCTCGGACGCTTCTCCCAGGGCGCGGTGACCGACGGCGCCTCGTCGCTCGAGAACATGATCTCCCTCGAGTACATCCCCGGCATCGACTCGCCGGACAACCCGTGGACGCAGTTGTGGCAGAAGGTGTGGGCCGCCGACGGAACCGGTGAGGAGCTGACCAACTACCGCATCTACGGCATGAGCCACGCCTACGCCTTCGTGCAGGCGCTGCAGGCCGCGGGCGAGAACCCGACCAGGGAGTCGATCGTGGCGGCGCTGCAGTCGCAGGGCAAGGACCTGCCCGGCCCTCAGCTCGCCCCGTTCCGCTACTCCGAGGACAGTCATCTCGGTATCTCCGGTGCCAGCGTCTACAAGATCACGAACGGCAAGCCGGAGAACCTGACCCCGGTGCTGGTCACGGACATCGGCGACTCGGCCGTCGAGGAGTACACCGGTGAGGAGGCGACCCCACCGGAGAGCGGGATTCCGGACACCCAGCCGGCCGGATGA
- a CDS encoding siderophore-interacting protein — translation MTDAATSEQTKGWQGTVLKLMGGSDVLLTVLAAEDVTPHYRRLTVSAGGLFTRKPVHPTMWLRLWFPTDDGSASLHHRAYTVVNPDPENDRFDLEFALHDGPAAHWARRAAPGDTLEATFQGSKYAVPDPLPAGYLIAGDSAALPAVNSLLAALPDDLPVTLWLETVHDGDDALPLAATSATQVHRVRRRDGGASMVEAVSAAAFDASRHAAWVACDTVTTRSIASILKSDYRVPRRSVKAQGYWIP, via the coding sequence ATGACCGACGCAGCGACCAGCGAGCAGACCAAGGGCTGGCAGGGCACGGTCCTCAAGCTGATGGGCGGCTCGGACGTGCTGCTGACCGTCCTCGCGGCGGAGGACGTCACCCCGCACTACCGTCGGTTGACGGTCTCCGCGGGTGGACTGTTCACGCGTAAGCCCGTGCATCCCACGATGTGGTTGCGCCTGTGGTTTCCCACCGACGACGGCAGTGCCTCGCTGCACCACCGTGCCTACACGGTCGTGAACCCGGACCCCGAGAACGACCGCTTCGACCTCGAGTTCGCGCTGCACGACGGTCCGGCCGCGCACTGGGCACGACGCGCCGCCCCCGGCGACACCCTCGAGGCGACCTTCCAGGGCTCGAAGTACGCGGTACCGGACCCGCTTCCCGCCGGGTACCTCATCGCGGGAGACAGCGCGGCACTTCCCGCGGTGAACTCGTTGCTGGCCGCTCTGCCCGACGATCTTCCCGTCACCCTGTGGCTCGAGACCGTGCACGACGGCGACGACGCGCTCCCGCTCGCGGCGACGAGCGCCACGCAGGTACATCGAGTACGACGGCGTGACGGCGGTGCCTCGATGGTGGAGGCCGTCTCGGCCGCAGCGTTCGACGCGTCCCGCCACGCCGCATGGGTCGCGTGCGACACGGTCACGACGCGCTCGATCGCGTCGATCCTGAAGTCCGACTACCGCGTTCCGCGCAGGTCGGTCAAAGCTCAGGGGTACTGGATTCCCTGA
- a CDS encoding ESX secretion-associated protein EspG yields MIVRAAPTGVASWHLTSLEFAVLLDRIGRDRVPFPFSWTTRARTAADLRAEREAARRRLGDRSLLAAASLLGGPGLQVTACGVESGDRRVRIRAATSYSAIPLHSDRPPAFPLAVVVVQDPRPTSDTGGTVHVHAVPPERMTHTLTAALPHRRAGRVTPSSVSRDDVVRAPSSHLHDSRGDTDRDRVIHILDGPREGLGEIVVGHGGDGPLEAIAGRRWIDALGDGRYLVHATDVVAVLPATAQTIAAALDDEIRRAGAVPPVTGTRS; encoded by the coding sequence GTGATCGTTCGAGCGGCTCCCACGGGGGTCGCCTCGTGGCACCTCACGTCACTCGAGTTCGCCGTACTCCTCGACCGGATCGGCCGCGATCGAGTGCCGTTCCCCTTCTCCTGGACCACGCGCGCCCGCACAGCCGCGGATCTGCGTGCGGAACGCGAGGCCGCCCGCCGCCGCCTCGGCGACCGATCGCTGCTGGCCGCCGCGTCCCTGCTCGGCGGACCCGGACTCCAGGTCACCGCCTGCGGGGTGGAGTCGGGCGATCGACGCGTGCGCATCCGAGCCGCAACCTCGTACTCCGCGATCCCGCTCCATTCCGACCGGCCTCCGGCCTTCCCGCTCGCCGTCGTGGTGGTCCAGGACCCGCGACCGACCTCCGACACCGGCGGCACGGTCCACGTCCACGCCGTACCACCGGAGCGCATGACCCACACCCTCACGGCGGCGCTGCCCCACCGCCGCGCGGGACGGGTGACGCCGTCGTCCGTGTCCCGCGACGACGTGGTCCGCGCTCCGTCGTCCCACCTGCACGATTCGCGTGGCGACACCGACCGCGATCGCGTGATCCACATCCTCGACGGGCCACGGGAGGGGCTCGGTGAGATCGTCGTGGGACACGGCGGCGACGGCCCGCTCGAGGCGATCGCCGGCAGACGGTGGATCGACGCGCTCGGTGACGGGCGCTACCTGGTGCACGCGACCGACGTGGTGGCGGTGCTGCCCGCCACGGCCCAGACCATCGCGGCGGCGCTCGACGACGAGATCCGACGGGCCGGTGCGGTACCACCGGTGACGGGTACACGCAGCTAG